A part of Eremothecium sinecaudum strain ATCC 58844 chromosome VII, complete sequence genomic DNA contains:
- a CDS encoding HGR116Cp (Homolog of Beta_manosidase not found in Ashbya gossypii Saccharomyces cerevisiae or other closely related species) codes for MQLTNWYYKKHDSNTWVPSHDLDSPTTEIFVDLMHSGVIPDPFQEMNEKHLQWVGQVDWDYRSTFKTPRSSKKSLLRFEGLDTFATVRLNGTIILENENMFEEHLIDVSNYIKHDDYNNKLEITFYSAENKGHELLKESGKSEPPYAWNGDRTRVLIRKATYQYGWDWSPILISCGPYRKIDLIQFEDKWLDKRNVYFHTAFDNDLKCKFDIEIEQDDYNKDIEAIEVKVVDAEENIVCQSISKNGLTVNFNQKFKLWNPVGHGNPYMHRVIITVPSTGQIIEFPYGFRKAELVEEPVPGEDGTSFYFRINNIPVYISGVNWIPPNCFPTVKQDYPQTLQTIIDANMNMARVWGGGVYECDEFMSTCDKMGILVWHDFMFACGQYPADPKFRQTIENEARTQLKRLNKYCSIVAWVGNNEDYQLAESYNLQWDRNDNSGDYTNTNFPARTIYEVDLPSYVSKWTDNVPYHPGSPFSGGDHPTSDLLRGDLHQWNVWHGDERPYQDWDDLAGRFISEFGMLSYGSEKMYKKYCASDLHPQSEVIRMHNKASGGEDILLKYIVLNFRLGDMTLANMVFLSQVMQSDCIALAYKVFRRRWSNKRCGGCLVWQLNDCYPVSSWAVIDYLHIPKLAWYAIKRESEPLTLAINRKSLGRSEADQLRDADHKLDAWFENLEVWVANSTLETRKNLIVEIELYNVGSGTLHKKFSIQVDAAANDITELGDIKGLLNLENNKFIAKGKLLEDGKIIARTSDWPQPLKYVTFDYEATIELSWIDEEEHILGVSANRPVKSLQLSIPTEEDEEIVQFSDNGFDVFPGDLHPVKITSEGTPALVSFVVTKYL; via the coding sequence ATGCAATTGACTAACTGGTACTACAAGAAGCACGACAGCAACACCTGGGTTCCATCTCACGACCTTGACAGCCCAACAACCGAAATTTTTGTCGACTTAATGCATAGCGGTGTCATCCCGGATCCATTCCAAGAAATGAACGAAAAACACCTTCAATGGGTTGGCCAAGTCGACTGGGACTATAGATCAACTTTTAAAACTCCAAGGAGCAGTAAAAAGTCTCTGTTGAGATTTGAGGGTCTTGACACCTTTGCGACAGTCCGCCTCAACGGTACTATAATCTTGGAAAATGAAAACATGTTCGAAGAACATCTGATTGATGTCTCCAATTATATCAAACATGATGattataataataaattGGAAATCACCTTCTATTCTGCCGAGAATAAGGGGCATGAACTGTTGAAAGAAAGTGGGAAAAGCGAACCTCCTTATGCTTGGAATGGTGACCGGACCAGAGTTTTAATTAGAAAGGCAACCTATCAATATGGCTGGGATTGGTCCCCAATTTTGATTAGCTGTGGTCCTTACCGTAAGATTGATCTCATTCAATTCGAAGACAAATGGTTGGATAAGCGTAATGTTTACTTCCACACTGCATTCGACAATGACCTAAAATGTAAATTTGACATCGAGATCGAGCAGGACGATTATAACAAGGACATTGAGGCCATTGAAGTAAAAGTTGTCGATGCCGAAGAAAACATTGTCTGTCAATCAATCTCAAAAAATGGTTTAACTGTCAATTTCAACCAAAAATTCAAATTATGGAACCCAGTTGGTCATGGTAATCCATATATGCACCGTGTTATAATTACGGTTCCATCCACTGGGCAAATTATTGAATTTCCTTATGGGTTCCGTAAAGCCGAATTGGTAGAGGAGCCTGTTCCTGGTGAAGATGGAACATCTTTCTACTTCAGAATTAACAATATTCCAGTGTATATTTCTGGTGTAAACTGGATCCCACCAAACTGTTTCCCCACAGTTAAGCAAGATTATCCACAAACCTTACAAACCATCATTGATGCTAACATGAACATGGCAAGAGTTTGGGGTGGTGGTGTTTACGAATGTGATGAGTTCATGTCAACCTGTGATAAAATGGGTATACTAGTATGGCACGATTTCATGTTTGCCTGTGGTCAATATCCTGCAGACCCTAAGTTCAGACAGACTATTGAAAATGAAGCACGTACCCAGTTAAAAAGATTAAACAAGTATTGCAGCATTGTAGCATGGGTTGGAAACAATGAAGACTACCAACTTGCAGAGAGTTACAATTTACAATGGGATCGTAATGACAACAGCGGGGACTACACAAACACTAACTTCCCTGCTAGAACAATATATGAGGTAGATCTACCATCATATGTTTCCAAATGGACAGACAACGTTCCTTATCACCCCGGTTCACCATTCAGTGGCGGCGACCACCCAACTAGTGACTTATTGCGGGGTGATCTTCATCAGTGGAACGTCTGGCATGGTGATGAACGTCCTTATCAAGACTGGGATGATTTAGCTGGTAGGTTTATATCTGAATTCGGTATGTTATCATATGGAAGCGAGAAAATGTATAAGAAATACTGCGCTTCTGACCTCCATCCACAGAGCGAGGTTATTCGCATGCATAACAAAGCAAGTGGTGGTGAAGACATTCTCCTCAAGTATATTGTATTGAATTTCAGACTAGGCGACATGACCCTAGCAAACATGGTGTTTTTGTCTCAGGTAATGCAATCTGATTGTATTGCCCTAGCCTACAAAGTTTTCAGACGCAGATGGAGCAATAAGAGATGCGGTGGTTGTCTAGTCTGGCAATTAAATGACTGCTATCCGGTTTCGTCCTGGGCAGTTATTGACTACCTTCACATTCCAAAACTAGCTTGGTACGCTATCAAGAGAGAAAGCGAACCTCTAACTTTGGCCATAAACAGAAAATCACTAGGCAGAAGTGAAGCTGATCAATTGCGTGATGCCGACCATAAGCTCGATGCTTGGTTTGAGAACCTTGAGGTTTGGGTTGCAAACTCTACCCTTGAAACTCGTAAAAACCTAATCGTTGAAATTGAGCTATACAACGTAGGATCTGGAACCTTGCACAAAAAGTTTTCAATACAAGTAGACGCTGCAGCTAACGATATTACGGAACTCGGTGACATTAAAGGACTCCTAAACCTAGAGAATAACAAGTTTATCGCCAAGGGTAAATTGCTCGAAGATGGGAAAATTATAGCTAGAACTTCCGACTGGCCTCAGCCATTGAAGTACGTTACTTTCGACTATGAAGCAACTATCGAGCTCTCTTGGATtgacgaagaagaacaCATTTTGGGTGTCAGCGCAAATAGACCAGTGAAATCACTCCAACTTTCTATACCaactgaagaagatgaagaaattgTTCAATTCTCGGATAACGGGTTCGATGTATTCCCTGGAGATCTGCACCCAGTAAAGATAACGTCCGAAGGTACTCCAGCGCTAGTAAGCTTTGTGGTCACCAAGTACCTATAA